The Mytilus edulis chromosome 5, xbMytEdul2.2, whole genome shotgun sequence genomic interval GACTGCAACAATTGGCGAGGTATTACCCTCCTGTCAATTCCAAGTAAAATCATGGCCAAAATTATTATCCAAAGAATAATAGATGCAATTGATAAACAACTAAGAGAGGAGCAAGCAGGATTCCGTAAAGGTAGAGGGTGCATCGATCAAATTTTTGCTTTACGCAACATCATCGAACAATGTACAGAATGGCAAAGGCAGCTTTACATCAACTTTGTGGATTTCCGGAAGGCTTTTGACAGTATCAACAGAAAGACCTTGTGGCGAATACTAAGAGCATATGGAATTCCAAAAGATATAATTGAACTTATCAAAAGTTTTTACAACAATTTCACTTGCAGTGAAGGGCATAGCAACATCTGGTTTGAGGTAAAAACAGGAGTTAGGCAAGGATGTGTGATGTCTGCTCTtcttttcaatgttgtcattgaCTGGGTGATGAGAAAAACAACAGAAGATGCTCCAAGAGGAATAAGATGGAACCTTTCAGCAACATTAGAAGATCTAGATTTTGCTGATGATCTTGCTCTTTTATCTCATACCCACCACCATTTACAAGAGAAGGCAAACCGCCTTAATACATTTGCCAGTCAAGTTGGACTTAAAATTAGCCAAACCAAAACAGAAGTCATGACCCTAAACATCAACAATCCAGCTCTTATCCTAGTAGATGGAAAAGATCTTTCCATCACAGAAACATTTACATACCTAGGAAGTACAATAAGAAACGATGGAGGTGCAGGAAATGACATTATGAACAGATTAAACAAAGCCAGAAATATTTTCAGATCATTAAACAATGTATGGAAATCATCACAGTACAGTAAGAAGACCAAACTTAAACTGTACAGGAGTTGTGTTTTATCTACTCTGCTATACGGATCTGAATGCTGGAGGATGACAGAATTAGATCTAAACAAACTGTCAATTTTCCATACCAAAAGCTTAAGAAGAATCCTACATATTTTCTGGCCAAATAAAATATCTAATGAAGACCTTTTAAGACAGTGTCATCAAGATAGCATGGGTACAATATTAATGAGAAGGCGTTGGAAATGGATTGGGCATGTCATCAGAAGAGATAGAAATTCCATCACTAGAACAGCTCTACATTGGATTCCAGAAGGAAGACGTAAGCGAGGTAGACCAAAGAACACATGGAGACGTACTGTAGAAGGAGAACTGAAGACCATGAATAATACATGGGGAACAGTAGAAAAGATGGCCAAAGACAGACAGAAATGGAGAACCTTTGTTACTGCCCTACATGCCGATGGCATACCGGGCAGTAAGTAAAGTAGGTAAGTATCCTGCTTTTAAATCAAAAGCAAATCCAAAACAATCGCTTGTCAAAAACTGACTGGCAGTTTTCCAGTCCTCAAACTTTATCTTACTATAAACAACTTGTTTGTTTACGTGTCTCAAGTCTAAAATTAGACGACCTTTACCTAATGAATTAATCGATACAGTTAACGGGTTAACAACATGCGGTCTGTTCGATACCTCTTCTATCAAGCTAGCATCAATTAATTCCTGAACTGCCTTTTCTACAAAATCTTTATGTTCTAAAGCAGATTTATTATTTCTTAGCAAAACGCTCTCTGGTTCGTTAATTAAAGGTATTTTATAACCATTCTcaattaaatctaaaataaactttgaagcattaatatttttccaaaaatctAAAGAATTTTTCAGTCTATTTTTAACGTTAATACAAGAGGTACCAGATTCATAATCATAAAAAGAGTCAAAATTGTCTACATTCTGTACCTTAAGAATATCTGGAGATCTCTCAGTTTGGTGCTCCTCTGGAAGCTGCTGAATTTCCCCCTTTTTTACAGTCTTTTGCCCAATGTCCATACAGACCACAGTTGTAACAGATGTCCCTAGTTCTGTTCCGACGAGATGTAATGGGGGCGGCGGCCCCCGCGACAAGAAAGGGATGTTGCTGTGAAAAACCACCATTATTACCATTGTGAGCAATACTAGACGGACCACCAGCAGATTCCGCGGGTCTTTTCTTTATGTTTTGACGCTTATCCTGCTTCACGGTTTTCAATTTCTTCACTGCTCTGCCATCAGCCGCCCGAATGCGCTTCTCATCCTCTGAGTCACTAGCCACGTCATCCGACAAATACTCGTCCACAGTTTTCCACCCACCTTCAGATTTATCAGCTATACGAATCAGCTTATTCCTTTTCTTCAAAGATTGACCAGATTCTTTCAACACTCTAACGGCCTTGTCATATATTCGGTGCTCTATACAGTCTACAGCAGTATCAATATTGTCTAACAAATCAGAATTTAAATCAAACTGCACTTTGTTACCCTTGAACTTGAAAGAACTCTCAGATTTCTGTACCTTTCGTGCAAGATCATGTGTGGTATCTGCAAAATTTCTCTCGATTCCCGTCAACTTTCTGGTAAAATAAGTTTTCATCAGCGACAACAAATCAGCATTTGTAATTTCATCAGAAGCAGCTTGACTCGGCATCTCTACATCTTCCATATCAAGTAGTTTATCAGGCTCGATATCAGACATAACGAAATTAAACTTCAATACAAAGGAAACGTACGATAATGGTCAATGCCCAAACCTCGATAGTTAAATCTCGTGCAAACTTTCATTATATACTGACCGCCAAAACCGGTTTGCAACTATTGTGAAAACACAATAGAAAAATTACATACTTCAAAAATCATACGCGAACCGCAcataaatatattaaagaaaaacaatcaaacaacatttagcaaaatggcattaaaaatgtacaaaacaactccaatataaaaaaaaaaggatacatTGAAgagataattcgcgatttttcgcTTTTCATCTtatcataataccataaaaaacatattcaccaagtttttttttatatgaaaagtaataaaggagaaaattgGGAATAATTAATTCTATTTCttcaaacttcctgacttatgtgacatagtttaagtctttttgcatgccgggagtgaaattaatctcctttaagtcttgttcgttgaCCATCTAATAACGCTATTTGAAGCGCATCGACGACccttggtgtagctattaaccaacgaaaagtaagtgatagccatgcaacttttaaaattagattgtTGGATTTATGTATGTGGATTTATTTTATACGAATTTtagtaattaaagtaaataatacaatagaacattatgatttttttccacaaatactttaaacaaacatatgaaactgacatgatcgatagtgtattaaaaactacatgtttgtattctgaactttttgcttcattctagcaaacattttcacttgcttgtactgtggaaataaaatgtgtattaatttgtgacacctataaataaaaacataaaattattatGAACTTGTCTCTCACCTCGTGGCAAgatcttaaagaaacataattagtatacatgtttttttaacagtaactttaactCATTAATACGaatataaaaagtaatgataagtttgtctttaaaagattttatattataaacagtttgaataaattaaaacatttgaatttgattgttttagaaaaaaaaccaaatttcaATCTTCTTCTaaagaacaaaatattgaaattgctaaccttaagcatttttaaaaattgccttaaaatatcgaaaaatgaaaaatgttaaaacatgaagcatttttcaatttgcctttaaaaattgaaaaatgaaaaatgctccaatgtGGAGCATTTTCAATTTGCCTCtgaaaattgaaatatgaaaaatgtgcttccgcgcttcatacaaaatttacttcggtcaacgcttttacacctcaatgaagttacaaaaagaagcattcaattcttaaaataaaaacataataaaaattacatgaaactaacccttgttatttttttgcacgaatataattgaaaaaagattaaaaacaaagactgcatggtagtggtagtgtccactacgaaacgtttttctcccatacttggttcgtaggggaccgtttcgtaggggacatattCCCATGTTTTATTCCCCCTCcccccacaatccctatattgcaatagtaacaagactgattgtattcatcaaagcatttattaagctgtacactattatttttttcataattttaaaaccagatactgaagtagatttgacccgtttcgtagtggacattaacaaaaatacggtatcactctggtccatttgatgtgctcaatttttcttaccaacaatttcattgccgttataaaagcatcacttcttttgcaagaccctaatgtttatatctcttgcaaacaaaaattatattgatTACAAAAACtgttattggcaaattttaatgacttcgtttcgtagtggacattttgtgagggacacaccttctgaaattaaaaatcctatattgaaagctgtttattaaaatatgttggctctgaacatacttttgaattattaaagaacttatgtaaagtaaaaataacatttatttcttcattttttacgatattttagagtatgaatgttgaacaggcggtctagggacatgccattttggttgtttttgaccattcaggagtcaatattttatcaatccctctaaaaataaactgtttctttgcttaaaaatgttaaatctaattcaatgtactgactgcacaaaatattacttgcaaagatcaaacacattttttttaaagaggctgggacaagaaaatacgtttttattgaaaaacgcccacaTACACATTTATTACTTTACCccgaaaagatatatatataggagAACAACAACGCACCAGCAAAATTTTGTGATCTGGCGCAGGATTATTATGCAATAgttatttccattgtttaaaaCCATGAATTTTATATTTCCCTATTTTGTTATCTACATTCAGGTTAACTAAATATTCCCTATATATCTGATTAATTACATAGATATTGGTATGTTGAGTTAGAAATATTATTACATTATGTAGACTGAGAACAGGAAATCATAGAATTCCTATTGAGACTGGTAGATGGCAAAATGTTGCAAGAGAAAATAGAAAATGCTTAATTTGTAACTCTGGCGATATcggagatgaatttcattatatttttatatgctcTGTATTTAATGATAGTCGTAAACagttattgagaaaaaaaatatacaaatcaacCAAATTCGTTGAAAGGAGTACAAAAatgtaggtccagtaagacccctttttggcccaaaaatatagcagttttacaaaattgttaaaatgtaaacttttagttatttattgtacagtagaatgcttctgctacataaatatgggctgtttttgacaatgcaatgtacatatatcgggtaTTAGCACCTTTAAGTattgcttaattactgaaatctttataattctagcattttagttaaattttagacggttttcgtgtgaaacgaaagtggccgcattcgtgttcatccttacagcagatttcagtcagtatgtagctaatggtaatatctttggttagcttgcttaattgttagctgaaccgtgaagtcattgttaggtaaggtaaacttccctcctttaatagtagactagcccaacagataaaaaatctatctctctgtaggactaagctactttaaaaggagggtagtataccttacctaacaaagacttcacggttcagcaaacaagcaagctaaccaaagatattaccattagctacatactgactgaaatctgctgtaatattaaaatgtaagttgtattttatgataatacataacatattgaGGATGAACACTGATGCGGccatttcatttttgacaaaaaacatctgaaaatttacatttttcggcatatttggtagatttttcatatttgagcttgaatcgggtcgtttttattgactaaatcagttaaaatctttcagataaactaattgattcaaatgagaTAGACacttaaaagtgtttaaaaagtggtcaaaatctttcgtcaaatgaacctgaaatttgaggccaaaatcggtccttaccggacctactcctttaatgaATTGATGAATAGTAAAAATCTTTCTGATCTTAACAGCTTGTGCAAATTTATAAGACTAGTCAATACGTATGTAGGCTCTCCTGGGTAGCTCATGTACTTGATATAATTAGGTTTAAGATGTATACTGTAATTAATGATATTTTACTCTCTCTTGCTTTCGTATAACGTTTGCATGTATGTACATATacattatgtaatatttattgtGTGAATCTCTATAccaatgtaaaattgagaatggaaatggggaatgtgccaaaaagacaacaacccgaccatagaaaaaaaacaacagcagaaggtcaccaacaggtcttcaatgtagcgagaaattcccgcacccggaggcgtccttcaactggcctagtatatatttgtttaggggccagcttaatgacgcctccgggtgcgggaatttctcgctacattgaagacctgttggtgaccctctgctgttgtttttttatttggtcgggttgttgtctctttgacacattccccatttccattctcaattttaccaagTATATGATCTTTCTGACATTTACATTAAGTTAAAACTTGCACAATCATATTTCCATAAGCGTATTACAAAATGATATGAATCAATATTCCAAAACATCGTTCCCTGCAGAGAAATGAtaattataaaaagtatgaaagGAGCATCATATACGTTTGTTACAAATAATTAAGAGCtggattaattgattgttggttgctaaacaAATACTATGTAGAGGAAGCGAAATAAACTAATGAtaacttttagtttgttatcatCATTATTTTAGGAAATTAGCACGAacaaactcaaaaatcgaaacaataaaagaaacgaaaaaataaaaaccGTCAAGAAGTTAATGAAAAAATAAGTTATGACTGACAGCAAATGGAATAAGGACCACAACTTTAATACATTCATACAAATTAATAGCTTGGGATACTAGTAGGCAGGTACAGAAAAAGGAAGATACTGTTTTAGAACGTTGTAGGGTTCAAGTCTCTGTCATGTCATTTGGGAGTAGTAAAGAACGCTCCCAAGATAATGATATACAAGAAGAAAGCGAAATAAATCACTAGAAGATGAtttttacacacacacacacacacacacacataactTGTACATTGACAAAACATTATctattacagctgatttcctaatgcttgcaaagtaaaactttggttggcttgcttggttttttttgtataattgtttatacaagctttgtaaataagattcacatctttaaacaatatatataggcatagtttaacctgtatatatcatatttgaatttaattggatgttatcctaatatgattgtacaatatacaaacaaaccaagcaagctaaccaaagttttgctctactGCATTAAGAAATTAGCTGtaaatattaactttttattGACCTTTCTTTTGACTATCAATCAAAAATGAAGGCTATTCAAAAGAGATGTTTTATGTCCCCGAATAAAACGCAAAATCCATGACCGATGGTAATATTATGACAGatatttgacatacattttgGACATAGCCGAAGTTACAAATattaaataagttttatttaaataagaaaggtaattattttgttaatagctgtattgtgacagatatttgacatacattttgGACATAGCCGAAgttacaaatattaattaaattttatttaaataagaaaggtAATTATTTTGCTAATAGCTGTATTGTGACAGatatttgacatacattttgGACATAGCCGAAgttacaaatattaattaaattttatttaaataagaaaggtaattattttgtttataactaTGTATACCGTGGGATAAAGCAAACAGTTCTCTTGTcatataaagattatttattatcACCAAATTCAAAGTGACCTCTCTATTATATATTGGAcatttcacggccgacactcggctaaccgagagattggtcggttaatctatattgagtatgcggctatatgggcgattggtccgttaatcgggttggttatacgtctgttaagagtaaaacgcttaattaaatgttaaactctattaaatatacagatttttggcatgttataagaaccaaatcaaaaaacgaaaagtgtctgacaaaatgatatctatcatagaacattttgcacttgtgaaaacatttcttagtctgcgcagttttcagtaaaactaaaaggcgtcgtgcaaatatgtagtatttatgcttatacgcatagtaatttttttaataaaaggcgaaacaaacaaatttagatatcatttaaaagggaaaaaaatagtactgtcagtggttctaaaaaataaattgacattagtaaatatttcataattgtaaaataacgtgaataataccacgttttagtgaaaattataaattatgggaataaagtctgttaatgggttggacaattgaaattgtgtcagttaagagttatttagccacgacaatacttttgctacctttatattttccccttgaaaaatttaagaatgagatgttcctgagtaaacaaaaatgacaatacagtATCCtggaaagagcatttttattttgactttctttgcattttattgaagggtgtgtcacttcaatatagcgtgatatggattggcctctggaatatgcaagAATTTTTTATTGACGCTTTCATttagccttaatttttgtgtttgttcgaagtagcacgttctcaattccgactgaaagtgtctttctataAAACACAGGGTAATTATAACGTGTtttcgttcacatatgaacatgatatttgccactggacgttaaaccctaattcgtcagcatcatccaattggttcttttcttctattacttaatcatatgttgtttacaaatcactctaaagaagtaaacggaaagaagcgaatgcagctacatttgattattttcagtttcaattcattttattccgtttagttcctttctacataagtacagaggagaactacagttgtctatggaggccggtgaagtccatttcgcgttttcgcgatttcgtctttcatattctatagggtgaaaacgcgaaatcgcgaaaaggcgaaatcgcgaaaaggcgaaatcgcgacgtcgaaaacgcgaagtcgaaaacgagaaattggtttcgcgttttcgcattttcgacttcgcaatttcgcgttttcgccatatagaatatgtaaggcgaaaacgctaaagcgctaaaacgcaaaatggcattaacctgccaccatagttgtccgcatgtaaacttctagaatttgtcaccaatataagtacatcgcaatccgttactgtttcaacagccatcggtgtttcatgtgtgtattcttaaacaactattatacatgtatttctcttGTTTTTAGCAATGTATAACACTCTATTGTCcatatatattattctatattctgcttttccatccagattctcgtgtatacatttttgtaccatgagggtccggactgggggtattgtttatttctgtattctttaaattgttatgtcatttttttctacattttatttatcttgctcattattttttctttagtTATTAGttatcatattttgtcatcccaatatattttactttatgatgtttagttacattacgacgtttatctctgatttatttACTGGTTATCAATGTAGAtgtaaacagaatcaacatgatatatgcgatcattcttggatgaaattaatattactttaatattacactttttgataccatttgtatcaattttcaattttatgtgttgtttccgtatatgttatgtttcattgctcatgtgttgttttcgtatattttagccgctcgtcttgagcctactcatttgatccgataacactccatatagcaataaaattatacttttattgccattcataactcttaacagaccaattaacagaccgggttttatacatccgacccattaacagaccaggttttaaataaagattgatttatgtcaccaaaatacatattttcgtgtagatttttcacacaatgatatcaatatggttaacaaacataatgcttttcttttttcgatgttcaaaatattgaatgcaaggaatttaaccaatgtgtcattttgtgtacattttatgtgt includes:
- the LOC139522752 gene encoding uncharacterized protein; protein product: MSDIEPDKLLDMEDVEMPSQAASDEITNADLLSLMKTYFTRKLTGIERNFADTTHDLARKVQKSESSFKFKGNKVQFDLNSDLLDNIDTAVDCIEHRIYDKAVRVLKESGQSLKKRNKLIRIADKSEGGWKTVDEYLSDDVASDSEDEKRIRAADGRAVKKLKTVKQDKRQNIKKRPAESAGGPSSIAHNGNNGGFSQQHPFLVAGAAAPITSRRNRTRDICYNCGLYGHWAKDCKKGGNSAASRGAPN